The Blastomonas fulva genome contains a region encoding:
- a CDS encoding HPP family protein, with the protein MPNDEPIWFIEFGRASAQAVSRSRGDFKSVNLDHLQVPKNAHAAAPQTPDRRFLSVQGACRFQALWKNSLGRKAQSCKGDAPSIRAKQVRSIFIPIMAGASLSDRLIACLGGTAGIALTALVTQSAMGASAAWVWLVAPMGASAVLIFAVPASPLAQPWSVIGGNVVSALVGVGVALIVPWPAIASGIAVGGAILAMSLLRCLHPPGGAAALTAVIGGPAVVSAGWLFPLFPVGLNAVILTATGILFHSISKHSYPHRPDRHATISMRDSDDQPFHPDDLDSALADLGETFDISPEDLGQLFNRVRYHAAKRRKV; encoded by the coding sequence TTGCCGAATGACGAGCCCATTTGGTTCATTGAATTTGGACGAGCTAGCGCACAGGCTGTGTCCCGCAGTCGTGGTGATTTCAAATCGGTCAACTTGGACCATTTGCAAGTCCCAAAGAATGCCCACGCAGCAGCCCCGCAAACGCCAGATCGCCGGTTTCTGTCTGTTCAAGGCGCTTGCCGCTTTCAGGCGCTATGGAAAAACTCGCTTGGCCGCAAAGCGCAAAGCTGCAAAGGCGACGCACCTTCAATCAGAGCGAAGCAAGTGCGATCGATTTTCATCCCTATCATGGCCGGGGCCTCGCTTAGTGACCGTCTGATCGCTTGCCTAGGGGGCACTGCGGGAATCGCGCTCACCGCTCTCGTGACCCAGTCGGCAATGGGCGCGTCCGCAGCTTGGGTCTGGCTTGTTGCACCGATGGGAGCATCTGCAGTTTTGATATTTGCTGTGCCAGCTAGTCCGCTGGCGCAGCCTTGGTCCGTCATCGGCGGAAATGTTGTATCTGCTCTGGTGGGCGTCGGGGTGGCGCTAATCGTGCCGTGGCCTGCTATTGCCAGCGGGATTGCGGTCGGCGGGGCCATCCTGGCGATGTCGCTGTTGCGTTGTCTGCATCCACCTGGCGGCGCTGCTGCACTGACTGCTGTCATTGGCGGACCTGCCGTGGTCTCGGCAGGTTGGCTATTCCCGCTCTTTCCCGTCGGGCTGAATGCGGTCATCCTCACCGCCACGGGTATCCTGTTCCATTCGATATCGAAGCATTCCTACCCGCATCGTCCTGATCGACACGCCACGATTTCAATGAGAGATTCGGATGACCAGCCCTTCCATCCTGATGATCTGGATTCCGCACTTGCTGACCTGGGTGAGACTTTCGATATCTCACCTGAAGACCTCGGCCAGCTGTTCAATCGCGTCCGCTACCACGCCGCAAAGCGCCGAAAAGTCTAG
- a CDS encoding LysR family transcriptional regulator: protein MFDLKLLQAFVTVADAGSFTAAAHRLNSTQSTVSQQIGRLEDVVRRALFDRGARPVKLTPAGEQLIGYARRILALQREALALMSDPSGSRTIRVGVPDDLVTPEMSQEFARFSTRYSEIRLDVATGLSRELSRRFREGELDVAIVKEPSAQADAHASFREPLAWVEASNRSRPWPSPIPLVTFPPGGLYRDQMIDKIEAAGLRWYLAFTGNSLVSVLRAVEAGLGVSILPSATTGFYNIRKCELFEAVPDMALSIYAWEQDAATTDLLAAMSEIVANNRAADTRPQRQHPEA, encoded by the coding sequence ATGTTCGATCTCAAACTGCTGCAGGCCTTTGTTACCGTCGCTGATGCGGGCAGCTTTACCGCCGCTGCTCATCGCCTGAATTCGACCCAATCGACTGTCAGCCAACAGATCGGTCGACTGGAAGACGTGGTCCGCAGGGCGTTGTTTGATCGTGGAGCTCGACCTGTTAAACTGACCCCGGCGGGAGAGCAGCTGATCGGCTATGCGAGGCGAATTCTTGCATTACAGCGTGAGGCCCTAGCACTTATGTCTGACCCTTCGGGCAGCAGGACAATCCGTGTTGGGGTGCCGGATGATCTAGTGACACCTGAAATGAGTCAGGAATTCGCCAGATTTTCAACCCGCTATTCTGAAATCCGTCTTGACGTGGCAACAGGGCTTAGCCGCGAGCTTTCGCGCCGGTTTCGTGAGGGAGAGCTCGATGTGGCGATTGTGAAGGAACCCAGCGCCCAAGCTGATGCACATGCAAGCTTTCGTGAGCCACTGGCATGGGTCGAGGCTTCAAATCGGAGCCGACCATGGCCTTCGCCGATACCACTGGTCACCTTCCCGCCGGGAGGGCTTTATCGTGACCAGATGATCGACAAGATCGAGGCTGCCGGGCTGCGGTGGTATCTTGCATTTACTGGAAACAGTCTGGTCAGCGTTCTGCGCGCTGTAGAAGCCGGACTTGGTGTTTCGATCCTCCCATCGGCGACGACCGGTTTCTATAACATCCGAAAATGTGAGCTTTTTGAAGCCGTCCCGGACATGGCATTGTCAATTTATGCCTGGGAGCAGGACGCGGCGACCACTGATCTTCTGGCTGCCATGAGCGAGATAGTAGCTAACAACCGCGCTGCTGATACGAGACCGCAACGTCAACATCCGGAGGCATAA
- the uraH gene encoding hydroxyisourate hydrolase, protein MNTTRLLAPVALSLFATPVAAAEISTHVLDLASGVGGKDVPVTLSERDTAGTWVVVGKSRTDANGRVRSFGNERNFVPGVYRLQFDMASYSEAATRPFFPEIAITFTVTDADGHYHVPVVVSPYGYSTYRGN, encoded by the coding sequence ATGAATACGACCCGTCTGCTTGCTCCAGTTGCACTCAGTCTTTTTGCAACCCCAGTCGCAGCCGCCGAGATATCCACTCATGTGCTCGACCTGGCGAGCGGCGTTGGGGGGAAGGATGTCCCTGTAACGCTGTCGGAGCGAGATACCGCCGGAACCTGGGTGGTCGTTGGGAAGTCACGTACCGACGCAAATGGTAGGGTGCGAAGCTTCGGAAACGAGAGAAATTTCGTGCCGGGGGTCTACCGGCTCCAGTTCGACATGGCGTCTTATTCAGAAGCTGCAACACGCCCCTTCTTTCCGGAGATCGCAATCACATTCACTGTTACTGATGCCGACGGTCACTACCATGTTCCCGTGGTCGTGAGCCCATACGGCTACTCGACCTATCGCGGAAATTGA
- a CDS encoding GlcG/HbpS family heme-binding protein, with protein sequence MSSAFLAYFSLAALMPPPLPIEHRSVSLEMANSIAEAALVSCRTMNRDAVVAIVDRGGNLIALQRGDGVGPHNTNAAERKAFTALSTKTSTSRLAQRAATEPASANLISVAELLLLGGGLPIIHEGEVIGGIGVAGSGGSESDEQCAMAALAHGTQQ encoded by the coding sequence ATGAGCAGCGCATTTCTCGCCTATTTCAGTCTCGCTGCATTGATGCCACCGCCTTTGCCCATCGAGCATCGGTCTGTTTCACTCGAGATGGCCAATTCTATTGCCGAAGCGGCCTTGGTTTCATGCCGCACCATGAACAGGGATGCGGTAGTGGCGATTGTTGATCGTGGTGGCAATCTGATCGCCCTGCAGCGCGGTGATGGGGTCGGACCGCACAATACAAATGCGGCCGAACGCAAGGCGTTTACAGCACTTTCGACCAAGACAAGCACATCCAGATTGGCGCAACGCGCTGCAACCGAACCGGCATCGGCGAACCTTATCAGTGTCGCGGAACTTCTGCTGCTTGGAGGTGGCCTGCCGATTATTCATGAGGGGGAAGTCATCGGTGGGATCGGCGTGGCTGGATCCGGCGGATCTGAAAGTGATGAACAATGCGCAATGGCTGCACTAGCGCATGGCACACAACAATGA
- a CDS encoding DMT family transporter yields the protein MPSLRARVFGWFWSHPYLLLTFTALFWAGNSLVGRAARDVMPPVALAFWRWTLALALLLPFAWPHLRRDLVDLRNNWRWVLVLGTLGIGTFNTLLYTGLQATTAVNGLLLQSMQPVLILLLGAAVFREQVGLPQLAGIVLSISGALMIILGGNLSALVRFEFNSGDLVICVAVVVWSIYSVLLRKRPAVHPLSFLAATFVVGIAMISPFYIAEIASGRLIENRPESWLAISYVSLFPSLIAYLFFNRGVELLGSAATSLYLNIMPVIGALLAAVFLMEPIGWYHFIGMGLIGAGIVSAARKSGQAIALTYNSGPGS from the coding sequence ATGCCTTCGCTCAGGGCACGTGTGTTTGGCTGGTTCTGGTCACATCCTTACCTGCTTTTGACCTTCACGGCGCTTTTTTGGGCAGGCAATTCCCTGGTCGGACGGGCTGCACGAGACGTAATGCCTCCAGTAGCACTTGCGTTCTGGCGGTGGACACTGGCTCTCGCGCTGCTTCTGCCATTCGCTTGGCCCCATCTGAGGCGTGATTTGGTTGATCTGAGAAATAACTGGAGGTGGGTGCTGGTGCTGGGCACACTGGGCATCGGCACCTTTAACACTCTGCTCTACACAGGCCTTCAGGCCACCACTGCGGTCAATGGTCTCTTGTTGCAGTCGATGCAGCCAGTTTTGATCCTGCTGCTTGGAGCGGCAGTTTTCCGCGAACAGGTCGGCCTTCCGCAGCTGGCAGGGATAGTTCTTTCCATCAGCGGGGCTTTGATGATTATCCTTGGTGGTAACTTGTCTGCGCTCGTCAGATTCGAGTTCAATTCAGGTGATCTTGTGATCTGTGTGGCGGTCGTCGTCTGGTCGATCTACTCTGTGCTGCTGCGTAAACGTCCCGCTGTGCATCCGCTAAGCTTTCTGGCGGCAACTTTCGTGGTCGGCATTGCGATGATCTCGCCCTTCTATATCGCCGAAATCGCAAGCGGTCGCTTAATTGAAAACCGGCCGGAAAGCTGGCTGGCTATCTCCTATGTCAGTCTGTTTCCTTCACTGATTGCCTATCTGTTTTTTAATCGTGGAGTCGAACTGCTTGGATCGGCGGCAACTAGTCTCTATCTCAATATCATGCCCGTCATCGGGGCCTTGCTTGCGGCTGTGTTCTTGATGGAGCCTATCGGCTGGTACCATTTCATTGGCATGGGGTTAATCGGCGCCGGCATCGTCAGCGCTGCTCGCAAATCCGGTCAGGCTATCGCGCTTACTTACAACTCGGGTCCAGGATCATAG
- a CDS encoding RrF2 family transcriptional regulator, with product MRMSLHADYALRTLMYLAVHDGHRSIGEIAQAYGISKNHLMKVAQRLVAEGFLEAVRGRSGGLRLAQAATQINVGQVARKMEETGSFVECFDPATNSCVITPACRLRHALAGALEAFFRHLDRYSLGDLVKDPLALQESLL from the coding sequence ATGAGAATGTCGTTGCATGCCGATTACGCCCTGCGCACCTTGATGTATCTGGCGGTCCATGATGGCCACAGGTCGATCGGCGAGATCGCGCAGGCCTATGGGATATCCAAGAATCACCTGATGAAGGTGGCACAACGTTTGGTGGCGGAGGGTTTTCTTGAGGCCGTACGCGGGCGATCCGGTGGCCTTCGGCTAGCGCAGGCCGCAACTCAGATCAATGTCGGCCAAGTCGCGCGCAAGATGGAAGAAACCGGCAGCTTCGTGGAGTGCTTCGATCCCGCCACAAACAGCTGCGTAATCACGCCAGCATGCCGACTGCGCCACGCCCTGGCCGGCGCGCTTGAGGCATTCTTCCGGCACCTCGATCGCTATTCACTTGGCGATCTGGTCAAAGACCCCTTAGCACTGCAAGAGAGCCTGCTCTAA
- a CDS encoding group III truncated hemoglobin: MNATAHAERVRAEQRAKAAKVGIDETLIGQLVDHFYARIQRDDLLGPIFAQHVANWSHHLPRMKDFWASIMIEPGRFNGRPMQKHIAMGILTKAHFERWLALWDATVAQDVGDQAAAERFRTSAHRIADSLLTGVLAERGGLAALRNRTTEPVPLETKP; encoded by the coding sequence ATGAACGCAACAGCACATGCCGAGCGCGTTCGTGCGGAACAACGCGCAAAGGCTGCCAAGGTTGGCATCGACGAAACCCTGATCGGCCAGTTGGTCGATCATTTCTATGCCCGCATCCAGCGCGATGACCTGCTCGGGCCGATCTTTGCCCAACACGTCGCCAACTGGTCGCATCACCTGCCGCGAATGAAGGATTTCTGGGCCTCTATCATGATCGAACCTGGCCGCTTCAACGGCCGGCCGATGCAGAAGCACATAGCGATGGGCATCTTGACCAAGGCTCATTTCGAGCGCTGGCTGGCGCTCTGGGATGCCACTGTTGCGCAGGACGTCGGAGATCAAGCAGCAGCAGAACGGTTCCGAACATCGGCCCACCGGATTGCCGACAGCCTGCTGACCGGAGTGCTGGCCGAACGCGGTGGGCTGGCGGCGCTGCGCAACCGAACGACTGAGCCTGTCCCCCTGGAGACCAAACCATGA
- a CDS encoding DUF1971 domain-containing protein encodes MTLTPYASSPVFDEQSLPDKLRNDHRTKGGTWGLLRVLEGEVQLIFTDPRREVLVTPGMPAPIAPLATHYVVPLGKMSMQVEFYRSEPVVDGDLTSERSGG; translated from the coding sequence ATGACGCTGACACCTTATGCATCCTCGCCTGTTTTCGACGAGCAGTCGCTGCCCGATAAACTGCGCAACGATCATCGAACCAAGGGCGGGACCTGGGGTCTTTTGCGCGTGCTGGAAGGCGAGGTGCAGCTGATCTTCACCGACCCGCGTCGCGAAGTGCTGGTCACACCGGGTATGCCTGCACCGATTGCACCGCTGGCCACGCATTACGTGGTCCCTCTGGGCAAGATGTCGATGCAGGTCGAGTTTTACCGGTCAGAACCAGTCGTTGACGGCGACCTGACGTCCGAGCGGTCCGGTGGATGA
- a CDS encoding globin domain-containing protein: MSRILSAETRAIVNSTAPALQQHGVAITQRMYERLFVDPAVKAMFDEAAQESGEQPRRLAAAILAYAQNIDKLEALTAPVMRMAARHVDTGVRPEHYPMVANALLPAIRDILGDAATDEVLSAWGEAYWALAEILIGKEAAMYAQAESNALERIASTR; the protein is encoded by the coding sequence ATGAGCAGAATATTGAGCGCCGAGACTAGGGCAATCGTCAATTCGACCGCGCCTGCGCTGCAACAGCATGGCGTGGCGATCACCCAACGGATGTACGAGCGGTTGTTCGTCGATCCTGCGGTCAAGGCAATGTTTGACGAGGCCGCGCAGGAAAGCGGCGAACAGCCGCGCCGGCTTGCCGCAGCCATTCTCGCCTATGCGCAGAACATCGACAAGCTCGAAGCGTTGACGGCCCCGGTAATGCGTATGGCCGCGCGGCACGTTGACACAGGCGTCAGGCCCGAGCACTATCCAATGGTCGCAAATGCCCTGTTGCCTGCGATCCGCGACATTCTGGGCGACGCAGCCACCGATGAGGTCCTGTCGGCCTGGGGCGAGGCGTATTGGGCACTGGCCGAGATCTTGATCGGCAAGGAAGCGGCTATGTATGCGCAAGCCGAGAGCAACGCTTTGGAACGCATTGCGTCAACGCGCTAA
- a CDS encoding alternative oxidase, which yields MVNTILTPDRQALAAEHDAQPVIHHAPEGLSDRFALGFTKLLRFTVDTFFAKRYGHRAIVLETVAAVPGMVGAMFTHLTSLRAMKDDEGWIRTLMEEAENERMHLMTFIEIAKPTLFERLVILMAQWIFLVLFSILYLVSSRTAHRVVGYFEEEAVISYTLYLQEIDEGRSPNVPAPAIAKHYWKMAGDATLRDVVLLVRADEAHHRDVNHGFASKLGGKPFDPGKTAPYPAHADDIRLQA from the coding sequence ATGGTCAACACGATTCTTACGCCCGACCGGCAGGCGCTGGCCGCTGAGCATGATGCCCAGCCGGTGATCCATCATGCCCCCGAGGGCCTTTCGGACCGGTTCGCGCTCGGCTTCACCAAGCTGCTGCGCTTCACGGTCGACACCTTTTTCGCCAAGCGCTACGGGCACCGTGCCATAGTGCTCGAGACGGTCGCCGCGGTGCCCGGCATGGTCGGTGCCATGTTCACCCATCTGACCAGCCTGCGCGCAATGAAGGATGATGAAGGCTGGATCCGCACCCTGATGGAAGAGGCGGAGAACGAGCGCATGCACCTGATGACGTTTATCGAAATTGCCAAGCCGACGTTGTTCGAGCGGCTGGTCATCCTGATGGCGCAGTGGATTTTCCTGGTGCTGTTCTCGATCCTCTATCTGGTTTCGTCTCGCACCGCGCACCGCGTCGTGGGATATTTCGAGGAAGAAGCGGTGATCAGCTACACATTGTACCTTCAGGAGATCGACGAAGGCCGCTCGCCCAACGTACCTGCCCCTGCGATTGCCAAACATTACTGGAAGATGGCAGGCGATGCGACGCTGCGCGATGTCGTCCTGCTCGTCCGGGCGGACGAGGCGCACCACCGCGACGTCAACCACGGCTTTGCCAGCAAGCTGGGCGGTAAGCCATTCGATCCGGGCAAGACGGCACCCTATCCTGCGCACGCCGATGACATCCGGTTGCAGGCGTAG
- a CDS encoding IS110 family transposase, whose amino-acid sequence MEISTIGLDLAKNVFQVHGVSATGEVVLRKTLRRAQVLPFFAKLPPCLVGAEACGTSHHWARELTKLGHEVRLMPASYVKPYVKRGKNDAADAEAICEAVTRQTMRFVPIKSREQQAALSIHRARSLLIKQRTQLVNMMRCVLAELGIAIPVGVEKALQMARKIVDGEAELDLPDEAANVVGVLAGQVLQLHTQLRKLDLRLAALQRSDERARRLATIPGIGPVGATALAASVGDAAQFKSGRQFAAWLGLTPRQRSSGGKERLGRITKMGDNYLRQLLVVGATALIRSARSKPETVDPRFVALLARKPARVASVAIANKMARIAWAIMARGGVFERGHAPILAA is encoded by the coding sequence ATGGAGATTAGCACAATCGGCCTCGATCTGGCCAAGAATGTTTTTCAGGTTCACGGCGTGAGCGCCACCGGTGAGGTGGTGCTCCGCAAGACACTGCGGCGAGCGCAGGTCTTGCCGTTCTTCGCAAAGCTACCGCCGTGCCTGGTGGGCGCCGAGGCCTGCGGGACGTCGCATCACTGGGCGCGCGAGCTGACGAAGCTCGGGCACGAAGTTCGGCTGATGCCGGCGTCTTACGTGAAGCCTTACGTGAAGCGCGGCAAGAACGACGCTGCCGATGCCGAGGCGATCTGCGAAGCGGTGACGCGCCAGACGATGCGGTTCGTGCCGATCAAATCGCGCGAGCAGCAGGCCGCGCTGTCGATCCACCGTGCGCGCAGCCTGCTGATCAAGCAGCGCACGCAGCTGGTCAACATGATGCGCTGCGTGCTTGCCGAGCTCGGCATTGCGATCCCGGTCGGCGTTGAAAAGGCGTTGCAGATGGCGCGAAAGATCGTCGATGGTGAGGCCGAGCTAGATCTGCCGGACGAAGCGGCGAACGTCGTCGGTGTGCTAGCCGGGCAGGTGCTCCAACTGCACACACAGTTGCGCAAGCTCGATCTTCGTCTTGCTGCTCTGCAGCGCAGTGACGAACGGGCCCGGCGCCTTGCAACGATCCCTGGCATCGGACCCGTTGGCGCTACTGCGCTCGCCGCATCGGTAGGCGACGCCGCACAGTTCAAGTCGGGACGACAGTTCGCAGCCTGGCTGGGGCTGACACCGCGCCAGCGATCGAGCGGTGGCAAGGAACGCCTCGGGCGGATCACCAAGATGGGCGACAACTATCTGCGCCAGCTGCTCGTTGTCGGTGCAACCGCATTGATCCGATCTGCCAGGAGCAAGCCCGAGACGGTCGATCCGCGCTTTGTTGCTCTACTCGCCAGAAAGCCCGCGCGCGTCGCCTCGGTTGCCATCGCCAACAAGATGGCGCGGATCGCATGGGCGATCATGGCGCGGGGCGGAGTCTTCGAGCGCGGTCATGCGCCGATACTGGCTGCATGA
- a CDS encoding helix-turn-helix transcriptional regulator — MASHAPDRFLRLNTVLDRTGLSRATLYRKIQAGTFPRQVKLAERCCGWRESAVEEWLRNPMFYEVND, encoded by the coding sequence ATGGCATCCCATGCACCCGACAGGTTCCTGAGGCTCAATACCGTGCTCGATCGCACCGGGCTTTCGAGGGCGACGCTTTACCGCAAGATCCAGGCGGGCACGTTCCCCAGACAGGTCAAGCTAGCCGAGCGATGCTGCGGATGGCGGGAATCGGCTGTCGAGGAATGGCTGCGGAACCCGATGTTCTATGAGGTCAACGATTGA
- a CDS encoding RNA polymerase sigma factor encodes MSARLTRAQRQQLCRAERAVDRMSPMQREIFLGIRVDELSYAELATMHGITAAEVEHHFAGALRILDRHMHERHHKWWQFWR; translated from the coding sequence ATGAGCGCGCGTCTCACCCGAGCGCAGCGGCAGCAACTCTGCCGCGCCGAGCGCGCAGTCGATCGCATGTCGCCGATGCAGCGCGAGATCTTCCTTGGCATCCGTGTCGATGAGCTGAGCTACGCAGAGCTTGCAACAATGCACGGCATCACCGCTGCCGAAGTCGAGCATCACTTCGCAGGCGCGCTGCGCATTCTCGACCGGCACATGCACGAACGCCACCACAAGTGGTGGCAGTTCTGGCGATGA
- a CDS encoding HEPN domain-containing protein, protein MRTDIDHLPANKQRELERVKQIIFEEFEDALAFATHQWKKKGRIEKLILYGSYARGGWVDEPHTAKGYRSDFDLLIIVNDKRLTERVDYWLKLEDRLIRELAIDRTLHTPVNFIVHTLQEVNDGLAHGRYFFMDVAKDGIALHEADDRALHTPKPKTPEQALAMAREYFDEWMPSASDFFDGHTDAKSRGKLKKAVFDLHQSAERMYHCVLLVCTFYTPHVHNLGFLRTQAERIDMRLVDAWPRDTRIDRARFEKLKEAYVKARYSKHYRITEEELLWLGGCVEELGRAVHCICSERIALLEQKANE, encoded by the coding sequence ATGCGAACCGACATCGATCATCTTCCGGCTAACAAGCAGCGCGAGCTTGAGCGCGTGAAGCAGATCATCTTCGAAGAGTTCGAAGATGCCCTCGCGTTCGCCACGCACCAGTGGAAGAAGAAAGGCCGGATCGAGAAGCTGATCCTCTATGGCAGCTACGCCCGCGGCGGCTGGGTCGATGAGCCGCACACGGCCAAGGGCTATCGCTCCGACTTCGATCTGCTGATCATCGTCAACGACAAGCGTCTCACCGAGCGCGTCGATTACTGGCTGAAGCTCGAAGACCGGCTGATCCGCGAGCTTGCCATCGACCGGACGCTGCACACGCCGGTCAACTTCATCGTCCATACCTTGCAGGAGGTGAACGACGGGCTCGCGCATGGCCGCTACTTCTTCATGGACGTCGCCAAGGACGGCATCGCCTTGCACGAGGCGGACGACCGCGCCCTGCATACGCCCAAGCCCAAGACGCCTGAGCAGGCGCTGGCTATGGCGCGAGAGTATTTTGACGAGTGGATGCCGAGCGCTTCGGATTTCTTTGACGGTCACACTGACGCGAAGAGCCGCGGAAAGCTAAAGAAGGCTGTCTTCGACCTCCATCAGTCGGCGGAACGAATGTACCATTGCGTGCTGCTGGTCTGCACCTTCTATACTCCCCACGTTCACAATCTCGGTTTCCTGCGCACCCAGGCCGAGCGCATCGACATGCGTCTGGTCGATGCTTGGCCGCGCGACACGCGCATCGATCGTGCGCGGTTCGAAAAGCTGAAAGAGGCCTATGTGAAGGCCCGCTATTCCAAGCACTATCGCATCACTGAAGAGGAGCTGCTCTGGCTTGGCGGCTGCGTCGAGGAACTCGGTCGCGCTGTGCACTGCATCTGTTCGGAACGTATTGCGTTGCTCGAACAAAAGGCCAATGAGTGA
- a CDS encoding MucR family transcriptional regulator gives MADTEMLVALTADIVAAHVRNNSVSVSDIAGLIGSVHASLSGLDQEPEPDPQPEQKPAVLVRASIKPDYLVCLEDGKQVKMLKSYLRTKFGMTPDDYRAKWDLPKDYPMVSPNYAERRRVLAKESGLGTKGRGGRPKKTGSK, from the coding sequence ATGGCTGATACCGAAATGCTCGTGGCACTGACCGCCGACATCGTTGCTGCGCACGTCCGCAACAACAGCGTGTCGGTATCCGATATCGCAGGGTTAATCGGCAGCGTGCACGCTTCGCTTTCCGGCCTTGATCAGGAGCCCGAGCCAGACCCGCAGCCCGAGCAAAAGCCAGCCGTCTTGGTCCGGGCGTCGATTAAGCCTGATTATCTGGTCTGCCTCGAAGACGGCAAGCAAGTCAAAATGCTGAAGAGCTACTTGCGGACCAAGTTCGGCATGACGCCGGACGACTATCGCGCCAAGTGGGATTTGCCCAAGGATTATCCGATGGTCTCGCCCAATTACGCAGAGCGTCGCCGCGTGCTGGCAAAAGAGAGTGGACTTGGAACAAAGGGTCGCGGCGGCAGGCCCAAGAAGACGGGCAGCAAGTAA
- a CDS encoding conjugal transfer protein TraD gives MREWRVKRRERTRQLIELGGLIAKAELIELTDDDRTVILGLLIEAATKLKGEHRDQQLLLWRRRGTRAFVQNQLAERP, from the coding sequence ATGCGCGAATGGCGAGTGAAGCGACGCGAACGGACACGCCAGCTGATCGAGCTGGGCGGGCTGATCGCCAAGGCGGAGCTCATCGAACTCACCGATGACGACCGCACAGTGATCCTAGGCCTGCTGATCGAAGCGGCGACGAAGCTCAAAGGCGAACACCGCGATCAGCAACTGCTGCTCTGGCGGCGGCGTGGTACACGCGCGTTCGTGCAAAACCAGTTGGCGGAAAGACCATGA
- a CDS encoding conjugal transfer protein TraD: MRKPRDYDAELQALNDKAKQLRSRKQTQLGELVIATGADALGTEVLAGVLLAAIGNDDPSRKEAWRKRGAAFFQGSNSTRRSAGKDLGGAQAVDPGAQPSAGTPGTA; the protein is encoded by the coding sequence ATGCGCAAACCCAGAGATTACGACGCAGAGCTGCAAGCGCTCAATGACAAGGCAAAGCAGCTCCGATCCCGCAAGCAGACACAGCTTGGCGAGCTTGTCATCGCCACGGGCGCTGATGCTCTCGGGACCGAAGTGCTGGCAGGCGTTCTTCTCGCCGCCATCGGAAACGATGACCCGTCACGAAAGGAGGCCTGGCGCAAACGCGGCGCTGCATTCTTTCAGGGAAGCAACAGCACTCGCCGATCAGCTGGCAAGGACCTTGGCGGCGCACAAGCGGTCGATCCAGGCGCGCAACCGTCTGCTGGCACACCGGGCACGGCATGA